AGTTCAGCACAAAACAACTGCCGGATAAATTGGTTGTGTATCCAAACACTTCTCAAAAGGCTGTAGGAGATCGGTCAGAGACGGCGAGGGCGACTTACCCGGCATTGACCTCCTCTTGCTTGGGCTGGATAACTGTGTCCGCCATTGTGTCGGTATGGAATGTAAACGCTTTGCGGGAGGGGGCGGGCGCAAGGTTACAGCTCAATTAAGGGCTGTAGGGAGTGAAGGCAATAAGGTTACACAAGAGATCTCAAAGTCAGAGCGGAAGCTACGGATAGGACGTTGGTGTGTGAGGGAAAGTCCTATGTGGTGGGGTTATCGGAGCTGCTCTAGCGGTTTCGTGTGGTGGTGACGTTGGTTAGCTCTAATTTGCCGCTCGAACGCCGGTGATAGGGTATCAGACAGGAAAGCTTCACACAAACATGCAGCGAGGTCTGGCGTCCTTAAAAAGGATATCAGTAAACAGCTCGGTCGCTCCCCGAGCATCACTAAGCGGCCGCACGACGTGCAAAGCATCTCCGGCACCAGTCAAAGCCCTCGAAGCCCGCCGGAGGAGACCTTGCTAAAGCCGTGTCCAGGGATGCGCGGACAACCCCACCATGGCCATGCACTGCGCGTGGAACGGCTTCGTGCGCACTTGGCCGCAAGTCGATAGACTTTGAGGCTCTGAAACTCTGTTTGCTTTTCTGTGGTTATGTTCCAAGCCCTCGGTCGTGCCGCATCACTGTCACAGAGCCTGAGGGGAGCTGCATCTCATGTACGGCTACCCCGCCGCGAGGCTCTCCGAGTCCGGACAATTTGTAAATTCTATTAGAGTAAACATGAGCACCGGCACGTCTCAGTGTCCCGGGCTGGTTCTTGGGTCTGTCAAATCCTCCGGCCCCTCTTTGAGTATACCGAGCGGACAGCACTGGTAAGCTAGTCGCTTTGGTGGGGCGTGTCATAACTAAAGACTTGCAACAGCCGTGTCGGCGTACTGGCCCCAAGAATGCTTTGCGAACGTGACGTGAAAGCCCTGGCAAACGCGATGGCTATGTGGGAATTTTGCCGTTGGCTGTTTGGGTTATTCCAGGCCGTGACACTGATGAGTGAACTTTCTTTGGCCGATCCGATTACTCATACAGTCCTCAACATGCCGATGTGCGACACGCGGCGGCATCTCAATAGGCAGTCGAAAGAGACAGCTATCAACAGTGAAGCGCCAGGCTTACACATCCGCTGCAAGGGAAAGCCCAAAGAGGCAAGAGGAGGCATGGCCTCTGTGGTGGCGGAACTTCTCGCGGAAGAATTGTGCCTTCACCCACGCGAACTGTATACAACAACAGAAGGTCCAGCCTGCAGTGCTCAAGCGCTCGTCATCCAGACGCAGTGGTATACTGACATTGCCTCACTTGGTTTCGCTGTCACGAAAGCGCGATGCCATTAAATGAATGTGTTCCGTCCGCCATGCACCGGCACGCGATCAGTCAGCGTGTTGGTATGAACACGGAATGCGTTTAAGCCATCAGTGCATTCTCTCTCGTCAAAACCCGAATGCCAATCTTACACTGTCCTCTTGTTCTGATGTCCTTCACACGGCGCGGCAGAGCGTCTGCGCCACACGACAAACTGTGGCTGGTGTGGCGCTAGTAAGCGAGAACGCCCCACTGGACATGAAGCAATTCGTCTTTCCTCTGGCATCGACGACTTCTCTGTACTAACGACAGCATCAACCCCGACCCAGACGTCCCCTTCATCCCCCCGAGGCCGCCCAAAAAATTCGCCATGTCTGCCGATAACAAGTCCCACCGCCTTTACGTCAAGGGCAAGCACATCAGCTACCAGCGCGGCAAGGTTTGTGCGCACCGAATTCGCGTATTGTGGCTACCGTTCTGACGAGAAGGATAGAGGAACACCAACCCCGGAACTTCTCTGCTCAAGCTCGAGGGTGTCGACGATGTCAAGGCAGCTCAGTGGTGTACGTCCGCCCCGATGCCGTTGCGGCCACAAATTTTGATGAGCTAACATACCCCCAACAGACGCTGGCAAGAGGGTAGCCTACGTCTACCGCGCACAACGGGCGATCCAAGGCTCCAAGATCCGCGTCATCTGGGTATGAACACGAGCTGCTTTGTCTGACGAGCGGAATCTAACATGAAAACAGGGCAAGGTCACCCGCCCCCACGGCAACTCCGGTGTCGTCCGCGCCAAGTTCAAGAACAACCTCCCTCCCAAGTCCTTCGGTGCCTCCGTCCGCGTCATGCTTTACCCTTCTTCGATATAAGCTGTTCCGATACGATCTTTGGCGACGGGAACGAGCGGTCGAAAAGCAATGGAGTGATGGATGACTAGGCGCAAATACCGGGCACGGAGCGAGAGAACAAACAGTAGTGTGGGAGACACCATGCACAGTCTCTCATGCACGTAAATGTTCAGGCTGGTGCAACGGTGTCTTTTGGTTCCGAAAGTCCATAACAATGGCAAATTCAATCAAGATTCCTTCCAAGATCAATGATACCACGTTCAAAGTCATTGAGAGCATTGGCGTGATGTTTGGACTCCACCGCGGCGACTTGGGCGATGCAAAGGTGTGCTGCTAACTGAGACGTGTAGGCTCTCCTTCGCGATGCCCGATGCAAACTCGGCTCTATCTGGCCGTCGCGCAACCGCTGTACCGCCCTAACGACCACCCATACAATCATATACTAGGTGTACAAGGAAGCCTATCCCCAGCCCGATCAGATGGTCTATGCACTGGGCCTCTTAGATACGGTAGGGCATGCTATTACTAAACGACACAGTCACGTCAGAAGCACGGGCGAGTTTCAATCCTGTTTCTCTTATGTTGTATTTGCGAGCATTATATTAACATTAGTTCGTAATGCCACTCTGCATCTAACCAGTTGCGATCCAAACACATTGCTCGCTCTACTTGTCACTTGCAACACCCGTCTACCTACACCCGGCCATCCTTGCTTACGACAACGTCTAGTCCAAGACATCGCTAAACTGTTCTCCCTCATCCGTGTCAGGCAagtcgtcatcgtcgtcgctctGCGCCCGTGGCATCCAGGCAGGGCTAGAGAATTCGGGCGCAGCTGGTGAAGCAACCGTGCAAGGCGGagttgttgctgttgctggcGGCGGATGGCTCAAACGCGTAGGCGCATTATCAACACTGGCACTAGCAAGGTTCGATAAAGAGACACTGCCCCGGTGATGGCTCCTGATGTCACTAGAGGAGCCGAAAGAGTGTGCCGGCATCGGGGGTGGTGCGAAGCGGGGACTGCTCATCTTAGGCGTCGCCAGCTGGAAGCTTGGCCAGCTAGGGAACGATCTCGATATCGCCTGCTGTTTGAGCCCAGCATTCGGTGTCATTGCCCGTGGGTCAAATGTGAACGAGCTGGTCTCCCTGATCTAGGGTGTTGGCAGATTGAACAGCGTCTGACCGCCTGCCTGCTTTGCTTTTCCATCGTCAACTCGCGTCTCTTCATTGCGGTCTTCGTCCTCTGGCTCATCTGCGTCAGTGTCCGATCCGTCTCCCTGCCGTCGAAGACTGTGATGGAAGTTGAAGCCAAAGATGCCAGCAACCTGGGgttcctcctcttcgtccaTCGCTTTGAGCCAGACTTCTGCTTGCTTGTAGTCGTCCGCCAGGTTGAAATCGCCATTGGATGCGATCGTAAACGAGTCCTTTATAGCCGTCTGAGCTATGGGCGGACCAACAAGGATGTTGGTGTTTACCCCATTATCTCGCTGGAAGAAGGACTCATTTGGTACACGTGGAATGCCAGGTAGTGGTCCAGAGGACAAGGACTGCGACTGGCGTTCCACGTTGGCCATCATATGGTCTAGTTGACGGTCTACAAATGAGGCCGACAAATGTGGCGCTTGAACTGGCGGTACGCTGTCTGGGGTCCAGTCTTCAACCGATGGAAGAACATACAGACGCTTCGCAGCCGGCATAACTACACCTGACGATTGGTCGCCATCGTTGCGTTTCGCTGGTGGTTGGGCCTTAGCAAGAGCTTGCTTGCGATTCTTCAGCGTCTGTGCTAGGACAGAGTGATCAACCGGCGGCAAAGAAGGTCGATGCAATCTCTCTGGTTGCGATGCTTTCTTCTTCAATGGACCCTTCGCTAGCAGTGTCGGTCGCTTATCCAAATCCGTCGCCTCGTCAATTTCTTTTCCAGTCTTGAACTTCAACCAGTGATCGGGGCGCCTGTACTCTTCTCTACCATCTAGCGTCTTGGGAAGCACCTTCATACTGCCAAAGTAAGTCGGCAGGAAACTCCCAGCCGTCTGTGGGGCCTTGGGGGCTAGCGGTGCGTGAAAGTTATATTGGCCACCGTCTCGAGTGACTGATGCCCAAGGAAGAAGACCAGTGTGAGCAAGGACGACATGGTACAAGACCTGACTGAAG
The sequence above is a segment of the Alternaria dauci strain A2016 chromosome 8, whole genome shotgun sequence genome. Coding sequences within it:
- a CDS encoding 60S ribosomal protein eL33 — protein: MSADNKSHRLYVKGKHISYQRGKRNTNPGTSLLKLEGVDDVKAAQWYAGKRVAYVYRAQRAIQGSKIRVIWGKVTRPHGNSGVVRAKFKNNLPPKSFGASVRVMLYPSSI